A section of the Primulina eburnea isolate SZY01 chromosome 1, ASM2296580v1, whole genome shotgun sequence genome encodes:
- the LOC140828944 gene encoding protein HIGH CHLOROPHYLL FLUORESCENCE PHENOTYPE 173, chloroplastic-like has product MFKFRAGRRTTKSMFRIGPSYVVRNQSPSLSKLTPKLPFMITSRLAEEGASHFTKPRQETSHCGETGTRMSTAASAALTSSIFGGNHPCSHKLNWRDLNSSPPEVKVCQRSFLTRAASSVDKQKKSPPQKKKKSKRKEVQEEGKLPQESGEIQEVLPPASTATSSGSSIENRIEEVSPIGLGRRSRQIFDEVWRKFSGLGQISRTTRTDDDEAVLLLREGGPMCEFAIPGAQNTTVLVVGATSRVGRIVVRKLMLRGYTVKALVRNDDKEVVEMLPTAVEVVKGDVGEPSTLKTAVEGCNKVIYCATARSSITGDLNRVDHLGVYNITKAFQDYNNKLAQLRAGKSSKSKLLISKFKSEDALDGWEIRQGTYFQDVIAAKYDGGMDAKFEFTEEGAAVFSGYVFTRGGYIELSKKLSLPLGCTLDRYEGIVFSVGGNGRSYAIILEAGPLADMSQSKLYFARISTKVGFCRVRVPFSSFRPVNPEDPTLDPFLVHTLTIRFEPRRQKPVDGPVGGKQDLRSFQLILEYIKALPTGQETDFILVSCTGSGIEPNRREQVLKAKKAGEDLLRRSGLGYTIIRPGPLMEEPGGQRALIFDQGNRISQGISCADVAAICVKALHDSTARNKSFDVCYEYVAEPGKDLYELVAHLPDKANNYLTPALSVLEKNTTHTRAHTHTHTHSGSF; this is encoded by the exons ATGTTCAAATTTCGTGCTGGAAGACGCACAACCAAATCCATGTTTCGGATTGGCCCATCTTATGTGGTCCGAAATCAGAGTCCGTCGCTTTCGAAGCTGACTCCCAAACTCCCATTTATGATCACCTCTCGCCTCGCGGAGGAGGGAGCTTCACACTTTACAAAACCAAGACAAGAAACCAGCCATTGTGGAGAAACTGGAACAAGAATGAGTACAGCTGCTTCTGCGGCTTTGACATCTTCAATCTTCGGCGGTAATCATCCCTGCAGCCATAAATTGAATTGGAGAGACCTGAATTCAAGCCCGCCGGAGGTGAAAGTATGCCAGAGGTCGTTTTTAACAAGGGCCGCCTCTTCAGTTGACAAGCAGAAGAAGAGCCCCCcgcagaagaagaagaagagcaagAGGAAAGAGGTGCAGGAAGAGGGGAAGTTGCCGCAAGAAAGTGGAGAGATTCAGGAAGTTTTACCTCCTGCTAGTACTGCTACTTCTTCGGGTTCGTCTATCGAGAATAGGATCGAGGAGGTGAGTCCGATAGGTCTGGGGCGGCGGTCGAGGCAGATATTCGACGAGGTGTGGCGGAAGTTTTCTGGGCTGGGGCAGATTTCGAGGACCACTCGGACTGATGATGATGAGGCGGTGCTTTTGTTGAGGGAGGGTGGACCCATGTGTGAATTCGCTATTCCTGGTGCGCAGAACACCACCGTGCTGGTCGTCGGCGCCACCAGCCGCGTTGGCCGCATTGTGGTTCGTAAACTAATGCTCAGGGGTTACACTGTCAAG GCTTTGGTCAGGAATGATGATAAAGAAGTGGTGGAAATGCTTCCAACTGCTGTGGAGGTAGTGAAAGGGGATGTTGGTGAGCCTTCAACTCTCAAAACTGCTGTTGAGGGATGCAACAAGGTTATTTATTGTGCCACAGCTCGATCCTCTATCACCGGGGATCTTAATAGGGTCGATCATCTCGGAGTTTATAATATCACCAAAGCATTTCAG GATTACAACAATAAACTTGCACAACTGCGGGCTGGAAAAAGCAGCAAAAGCAAGCTGTTAATTTCGAAATTCAAGTCTGAGGATGCATTAGATGGCTGGGAAATTCGTCAAGGCACTTATTTTCAGGATGTTATTGCGGCCAAATATGATGGAGGAATGGATGCTAAATTCGAGTTCACTGAAGAGGGAGCTGCTGTTTTTTCTG GAtacgttttcactagagggggCTATATTGAACTGTCCAAGAAACTTTCGCTTCCTTTGGGATGTACTCTTGACAG GTACGAGGGTATAGTATTCTCAGTTGGTGGGAATGGAAGATCGTACGCTATAATCCTTGAAGCTGGCCCTCTGGCTGACATGTCACAAAGCAAATTGTACTTTGCCAGAATTAGCACAAAAGTTGGCTTTTGCAGG GTAAGAGTGCCATTTTCATCTTTCAGACCGGTGAATCCAGAAGATCCAACGCTGGATCCATTCCTTGTGCATACTTTGACCATTCGTTTTGAGCCAAGACggcag AAACCTGTTGATGGACCTGTTGGGGGGAAGCAAGACTTGAGAAGTTTCCAGTTGATTCTTGAATACATCAAAGCTTTGCCC ACTGGACAAGAAACAGATTTTATCTTAGTTTCATGTACAGGATCAGGAATTGAGCCCAACAGAAGAGAGCAGGTTCTGAAAGCAAAGAAG GCCGGTGAAGATTTGCTCAGAAGATCGGGACTTGGGTACACAATTATTCGTCCTGGTCCCTTGATG GAAGAACCTGGTGGGCAACGGGCTCTGATTTTTGACCAAGGGAATCGTATATCACAG GGAATAAGCTGTGCGGACGTGGCTGCTATCTGCGTAAAAGCATTGCATGACTCAACAGCAAGAAACAAGAGCTTTGAT GTTTGTTACGAGTATGTAGCGGAGCCTGGGAAGGACCTTTATGAACTG GTTGCTCATTTACCTGACAAAGCAAATAACTATCTAACACCAGCTCTCTCGGTTCTTGAGAAGAACACCACACACACAcgcgcgcacacacacacacacacacacagtgGCTCATTTTGA